The nucleotide sequence GGGACAATGGACGGCGAGCGACCGGCTCGGACAGTGACGGGCGGGCTCGGAACCGTACGACACGTACGACATGTACTACGACACGTACACAGCAACGAGGAGCAAGTCATGGCGGGCAGCAGCCACGGTCACACCCCGGCCGCCTGGACCGGTGTCATCATCGCCTTCATCGGTTTCTGCGTCTCGGGCGCCTTCATCGTGATGGCCCAGCCCGTCGGCTTCTGGGCCGGTCTGGTGATCGTGGTCCTCGGTGGCGTCGTGGGCTGGATCATGCGCTCCATGGGCCTCGGCATGCCGAAGGAGAGCGCCACCCCGGTCCGCCCTGCCGCGGCAGCCACCCGTGAGCCGGTCGGCGCGGAGAGCTGAGCCGAATCGCCTGAAGGGGCGCCCCGGAGCCGTACGGACGGCACCAGGGGCGCCCCTCGCGCGTCCGCCGGGGGCCCACGGCACAATGCCAGGGTGAATGCCGACAGCGGTGCCGCCTCGCCCCTCTCCCCGCCCGCCAGGCCCGAGGACGCCCCGCTGTGGCGGCGCCTCGCCACCCCGGCCGGGGTCCTCGCGGCGGTGGCCGGAGCCTTCGCCTACGTCGGCGCCGTCGACCCCAACCAGCCCGGCCACTACCCGGTCTGCCCGCTCTACGCGCTCACCGGGCTGTACTGCCCCGGCTGCGGCGGACTGCGCAGCGCGCACGCCTTCGTCCACGGCGACCTCCTCGGCGCCCTGCACGACAACGCGGCCGGTGTCGCCGCCTACCTCGCCTTCGCCGTGCTCTGGACGGTCTGGGTGGTCCGCGTGGCCCGGGGCCGGCCGGTGCGGCTCGTCCTCGGAGGTACGCCGCTGTGGGTCCTCGGCTCCGCGCTGCTGCTCTTCACCGTCGTCCGGAACCTGCCGTTCGGTGGCTTGATCCGTCCTTGATCAACAGTGAATGTCCAGGTAATGGGACCGCCGACCGCCGGATGCGAGCCCTGGCACCTCCTCCGGATACCATCGACGTGACCATGGGTTTTCGAACCCGCCCCAGGACCAACGGCTGAAAGGGGGCCGCTCGCGTGAGTGTGCTCGACGAGATCATCGACGGAGTCCGGGCCGACCTCGCGGAGCGGCAGGCCCGCGTCAGCCTCGACGAGCTCAAGGAGCGCGCGGCCGCGGCGCCGGCCCCCAAGGACGGCGTGGCCGCCCTCAAGGGCGACGGCGTCAAGGTGATCTGCGAGGTCAAGCGCTCCAGCCCGTCCAAGGGCGCGCTGGCCGCCATCGCCGACCCGGCCGCCCTGGCCGCCGACTACGAGGCGGGCGGCGCCGCCGTCATCTCCGTCCTCACCGAGCAGCGCCGCTTCGGCGGCTCGCTGGCCGACCTCGAGGCCGTCCGCGCCCGCGTCGACATCCCGGTGCTGCGCAAGGACTTCATCGTCACCTCGTACCAGCTCTGGGAAGCCCGCGCGTACGGCGCCGACCTCGCGCTGCTCATCGTCGCCGCGCTGGAGCAGCCCGCGCTGGAGTCGCTGATCGAGCGCGCCGTCTCCATCGGCCTGACCCCGCTGGTCGAGGTCCACGACGAGGACGAGATCGAGCGTGCCGTGGACGCGGGCGCCAAGATCATCGGCGTCAACGCCCGCAACCTGAAGACCTTGGAGGTCGACCGGGGCACCTTCGAGCGGATCGCCCCGGAGATCCCCGACGAGCTGGTCAAGGTGGCGGAGTCCGGCGTGCGCGGCCCGCACGACCTGATCGCCTACGCCAACGCGGGCGCCGACGCCGTCCTGGTCGGGGAGTCCCTGGTCACCGGCCGCGACCCCAAGACCGCGGTGGCCGACCTGGTGGCCGCGGGCGAGCACCCCGCTCTGCGGCACGGCCGCGGCTGATCCCCCGGTAGGCTTGACCCCGTGACCCTCACCCTGACCACCGTGGACCGGCACGCCCGCCTCGCGCGCGGCTGCCGCCCGCGGGGCTGCCGCGCGCCGGCCCGCCGGGTCCACGGCCGCAGGGTGCGGTACCACATCGGGGCCGAGCCCGGGCAGGTGAACGGCATGCGATGGCGACAGCCGACCCGCAGGGGCGCGGGGAACGGCGCGACCAGCCACGAACGGCTCGCGGCCAAGTAACCATCCCCGCCCCCACGGCGAATAGTGTCGATTTCACACGCACTCACCGTGAGGTACTGGCATGCCCAGCAGCAACTACTTCTTCCCTGACCCGGAGGGCCAAGTGCCCACCACTCAGGGCTACTTCGGCGCCTTCGGCGGCAAGTTCATCCCGGAGGCCCTGGTCGCCGCCGTGGACGAGGTGGCCGTCGAGTACGACAAGGCCAAGGCGGACCCGGAGTTCGCCCGCGAGCTGAACGACCTCATGGTCGACTACACCGGCCGCCCCAGCTCGCTCACCGAGGTCCCGAGGTTCGCCGAACATGCCGGCGGAGCCCGCGTGTTCCTCAAGCGCGAGGACCTGAACCACACCGGCTCGCACAAGATCAACAACGTGCTCGGCCAGGCCCTGCTGACCAAGCGCATGGGCAAGACCCGCGTGATCGCGGAGACCGGCGCAGGACAGCACGGCGTCGCCACCGCCACCGCCTGCGCCCTGTTCGGCCTCGACTGCACCATCTACATGGGCGAGATCGACACCGAGCGCCAGGCGCTCAACGTCGCCCGGATGCGCATGCTCGGCGCCGAGGTCGTGGCCGTGAAGTCCGGCAGCCGCACCCTGAAGGACGCCATCAACGAGGCGTTCCGCGACTGGGTCGCCAACGTCGACCGCACCCACTACCTCTTCGGCACCGTCGCCGGACCCCACCCCTTCCCGGCGATGGTCCGCGACTTCCACCGCGTCATCGGCGTCGAGGCCCGCCGCCAGATCCTGGAGCGCGCCGGGCGCCTGCCGGACGCCGCCATCGCCTGCGTCGGCGGCGGCTCCAACGCCATCGGCCTCTTCCACGCCTTCATCCCCGACGAGGACGTGCGCCTGATCGGCTGCGAGCCCGCCGGGCACGGCATCGACACCGGCGAGCACGCGGCCACCCTGACCGCGGGCGAGCCCGGCATCCTGCACGGCTCCCGTTCCTACGTCCTCCAGGACGACGAGGGCCAGATCACCGAGCCGTACTCGATCTCGGCCGGCCTGGACTACCCCGGCATCGGCCCCGAGCACTCCTACCTCAAGGACTCCGGCCGGGGCGAGTACCGCGCCGTCACCGACGACGCCGCGATGCAGGCGCTGCGCCTGCTGTCGCGCACCGAGGGCATCATCCCGGCCATCGAGAGCGCCCACGCGCTGGCCGGCGCCCTGGAGGTCGGCAAGGAGCTGGGCCCGGGCGGGCTGATCCTCGTCAACCTCTCCGGCCGCGGCGACAAGGACATGGACACCGCCGCCCGGTACTTCGGGCTCTACGACACCGACGCCGAGGTCGCGGCCGACGAGGCCCACACCGCCGAGATCGAGGGGGACGCCAAGTGAGCGGCAACATCCAACTGCTGTCGGACACCCTCGCCGCCGCGAAGGCCGAGGACCGCGCCGCACTCATCGCCTACCTCCCGGCCGGGTTCCCGACCGTGGACGGCGGCATCGAGGCGATCAAGGCCGTCTTCGACGGCGGCGCCGACGTCGTCGAGGTCGGTCTGCCGCACAGCGACCCGGTGCTCGACGGCCCGGTCATCCAGACCGCCGACGACATCGCCCTGCGCGGCGGCGTACGCATCGCGGACGTCATGCGCACGGTCCGCGAGGCCCACGCGGCCACCGGCAAGCCGGTGCTCGTCATGACGTACTGGAACCCCATCGACCGCTACGGCGTCGAGCGGTTCACCGCCGAGCTGGCCGAGGCGGGCGGCGCGGGCTGCATCCTGCCCGACCTGCCGGTGCAGGAGTCCGCGCTGTGGCGCGAGCACGCCGACAAGCACGGCCTCGCCACCGTCTTCGTGGTCGCCCCCAGCAGCAGGGACGCCCGGCTCGCCGAGATCACCGCGGCGGGCAGCGGCTTCGTGTACGCGGCCTCGCTGATGGGTGTCACCGGCACCCGTGAATCCGTCGGCGCGCAGGCCGAGGACCTGGTGACGCGTGCCCGCGCCACCCGCGACGACCTGCCCGTCTGTGTCGGCCTCGGCGTCTCCGACGCGGCCCAGGCCGCCGAGGTGGCCGCCTTCGCCGACGGCGTCATCGTCGGCTCGGCCTTCGTGAAGCGGATGCTGGACGCCCCCGACGACGCCTCCGGTGTCGAGGCGGTGCGCGCGCTCGCCGCCGACCTGGCGAAGGGCGTCCGCCGGGACGCCTGAGCCGGTCACTCGAACGGGTGGACCTCCGGCCGGGGAGGCGCAATGCGCCTCCCCGGTTCGTTCAGGGGGTGTGAGCGAGAAGAACCGTGACGGAAGGCGCACCGCCCGCCAGCGCCTGGCGGCCGAGCGCGAGAAGCAGAAGTCCGCTGAGAAGCGCCGGCGCGCGCTGATCGTCGGCGTCAGTGTCGTCGGCGTCCTGGGTCTCGCGGCGGTGATCGGGGTCGTCGCGGCCAACGCGGGCAAGGACAAGGGCAGCAAGAAGGCGGGCCCGGTCGTGGCCCCGTCCGGCGCGCAGGGCAAGGACAGCCTGGCGATCCCGGTCGGTGGGGAGGGCGCCAAGTCCACGCTCACCATCTGGGAGGACTTCCGCTGCCCCGCCTGCCAGTCCTTCGAGACCCGGTACCGCTCCACGCTGCACGAGCTGACGGACGCGGGCAAGCTCCGCGTCGAGTACCACCTGGTCCGCCTGATCGACGGCAACATGGGCGGCACCGGCTCGCTGCGCTCGGCCAACGCGGCGGCCTGCGCCCAGGACGCCGGGAAGTTCCGCGAGTACCACGACGTGCTGTACGCGAACCAGCCCCAGGAGACCGACGACGCCTTCGCCGACAACGGCAAGCTGATCGACCTCGCGGGCAAGGTCAAGGGCCTCGACACGCCCGCGTTCCGCTCGTGTGTGAACGACGGCACCCACAACAGCTGGGTGGACCGCTCCCAGCAGGCGTTCGCCTCCGGCAGCTTCGGCGGCACGCCCACCGTGCTGTTCGGCGGCAAGAACATCTACCAGGACCAGTCCATGACCCCCGAGAAGCTCAAGGAGATGGTGGAGGCGGCCGACCGCGGGTGAGGCGTTTTTCTCACCTCCCCGTTATGGACCCGTAGCCCGGCCGCGAGGCGACCGCGCGGCCCGGCACGGTAGCGTCGACCTTGCCATGGAACTTGCCTACATTCCCAGTCCGTCGCGCGGGGTGCTGTACCTCGGCCCTGTCCCGCTGCGCGGTTACGCCTTCTGCATCATCATCGGTGTCTTCGTCGCCGTCTGGCTCGGCAACAAGCGCTGGGTAGCGCGGGGCGGACGCCCCGGCACCGTCGCCGACATCGCGGTGTGGGCCGTCCCCTTCGGCCTCGTCGGCGGCCGGCTCTACCACGTGATCACGGACTATGAGCTGTACTTCAGTCCGGGCCGCGACTGGGTGGACGCCTTCAAGGTGTGGGAGGGCGGCCTGGGCATCTGGGGCGCCATCGCGCTCGGCGCGGTCGGCGCATGGATCGGTGCCCGGCGCATGGGCGTGGCCCTGCCCGCCTACGCCGACGCCGTCGCCCCCGGCATCGCTTTCGCGCAGGCCATCGGCCGCTGGGGCAACTGGTTCAACCAGGAGCTGTACGGCCACGAGACGAACCTGCCCTGGGCCCTGCACATCACCTCCTCCGAGGGCGGCCGGGTGCCGGGTTACTACCACCCGACCTTCCTCTACGAATCCCTGTGGTGCGTGGGTGTCGGTCTCCTGGTCATCTGGGCCGACCGCCGCTTCAAGCTGGGCCACGGCCGCACCTTCGCGCTGTACGTCGCCGCGTACTGCGCGGGCCGCGCCTGGATCGAGTACATGCGGGTGGACGACGCCCACCACATCCTGGGTGTCCGGCTGAACGTCTGGACGGCCGTGGTGGTGTTCCTGCTGGCGGTGACCTACCTGGTCCTCTCCGCACGGCGCCGGCCGGGACGCGAGGCGGTCGTGGAGCCCGGTGTCTCCGACGGTCCGGCCGAGGACGAGGCGGACGCCGCTGACGGTGAGACGAAGGCCGAGGCGGAGGGCGGGGCCGAGGACGGGGACGGGGCCAAGGTCGACGTGACCAAGGCCGAGAAGGCTGAGAAGCCAGAGAAGGCCGAGAAGCCCGAGCCCGTGGATTCCCCGGCCGAGGCCGGTGCCGAGGCCGACGCCGAACCCAAGGCCGAGGCCGCCGGGGTCAAGGACACGGCCGAGTCCGGCAAGAAGGGCTGACCACAGCCCCGTACGCACGCCGAAGGGCGCCCGGAACACTCCGGGCGCCTTTCGGCGTGTTCAGGCCCCGCGGGCCGTCGACAGGATCCGCTGGGCCTGGGCCACCGCCGCCGCGTCGATGAAGCGGCCGTCCGGGAGGGCCAGCGCGCCCTGCTCGGCAGCGGCCGCCTTCAGTACCGTCTCGGCCTCCGCCAGCTCCTCCGGGGTGGGCAGATAGGCCCGCGCGATCACCGGGAGCTGGCGGGGATGGATCGCCGCGCGGCCCACGAAGCCGAGGGCGCGGCCGTGGGCGCAGGACGCGGCGAGACCGTCCAGGTCCCGTACGTCCGGGTGGACCGACTGGGGCGGCGGGGCCAGTCCGGCCGCGCGGGCGGCCACCACCACCCGCGAGCGGCACCAGTCCAGGCCCGTGTCGGCCCGTACCCCGAGGTCGGAGCTGAGGTCGGCCTCGCCGAGGGACAGCCCGCGCAGGGCGGGGTGCGCGGTGGCGATGGCGTAGGCGTGCTCGATGCCGAGGGCGGACTCCAGCAGCGCGTACAGCGGGAGCGCGGTGGCCTCGGCGGTGCGGCGGATCTGCTCGGGCACGGCCACCTTGGGCAGCCGCAGCCCGGAGGCGCCCGGCAGGTCGGCCAGCGCGGTGAGGTCGGCCGCCGCCCAGGGGCCCTCGGAGCCGTTGAGACGGACGTGGACCGGGACCGGCTGGGGGTCGGCGAGCCGTTCGGCGGTGGCCGCGCGGGCGTACTCCTTGCGGTCCGGGGCGACCGCGTCCTCCAGGTCGATCACCACCACGTCGGCACCCGCCACCAGCGCCTTGTCCACCACGTGCGGCCGGTCACCGGGGACGTACAGCCAGGTCAGCGGGGTCACAGCGCGCCCTCCTCGCGCAGGGCGCCGATCTCGGCCGGGCCGAGGCCCAGCTCGGTGAGGACCGCGTCGGTGTCGGCGCCGTGTCCGCGCCCGGCCCAGCGGATCGCACCGGGGGTCGCGGAGAGCCGGAAGAGGACGTTCTGCATGCGCAGCGGGCCCAGCTCGGGGTCGGCCACGGTGGTGACCGTGTCCAGCGCCTGGTACTGCGGGTCGTCCAGCACGTCCCGTACGTCCTGCACGGGGGCGATGGCCGCCTCCGCCTTCTCGAAGGCGGCCAGCACCTCGTCACGGGGGCGGGCCGCGATCCAGTTGCCGACCGCCTCGTCCAGCTCGTCGGCGTGCGCGGCCCGCTGCACCCCGGTGGCGAACCAGGGCTCGTCGGTCAGCTCCGGGCGGCCCACCAGGCGCATCACCCGTTCCGCCACCGACTGCGCCGAGGTGGAGACCGCGACCCAGGCGCCGTCCAGGGTGCGGTAGGTGTTGCGCGGCGCGTTGTTCGCGGACCGGTTGCCGGTGCGTTCCTGGACGTAGCCGAGCTGGTCGTACCAGGTCGGCTGGGGGCCCAGCACGGCGAGCATCGGCTCGATGATCGCCATGTCCACCACCTGCCCGGTGCCGGTGTGCTGCCGGGCGGCCAGCGCGGTGAGCACGGCGTACGCGGTGGCCAGGGCGGCGATGGAGTCGGCGAGCCCGAAGGGCGGCAGGGTCGGGGGCGCCTCCGGCTCGCCGGTGAGGGCGGCGAAGCCGCTCATCGCCTCGGCCAGCGTGCCGAAGCCGGGCCGGTGCGCGTACGGGCCGAACTGGCCGAAGGCCGTGACCCGCGCGAGGACGAGCCGGGGGTTGGCCGCCGACAGCTCGGGCCAGCCCAGGTCCCACTTCTCCAGGGTGCCGGGCCGGAAGTTCTCGATCACCACGTCGGCGGTGGCGGCGAGCCTGAGCAGGGTGTCCCGGCCGCCCGGGCGGGACAGGTCGAGGGTGATGGTCCGCTTGTTGCGGCCGAGCACCTTCCACCACAGGCCCACCCCGTCCTTGGCCGGGCCGTGCCCCCGCGACGGGTCGGGCCGCAGCGGATGCTCCACCTTGATCACCTCGGCGCCGAAGTCACCCAGCATCGTGGCGGCCAGCGGACCGGCGAACAGGGTGGCCAGGTCCAGCACCCGCAGGCCGTCCAGCGGCGGGCGGGGCGCGTTCTCGGTGCGGTCGGCGCTCATGCGGTGTACTGCGCCTCGATCTCGGGGCGGTACGGCATCGACGCCGACGCCCCCTCCCGCTGCACCGACAGCGCGGCCGCGGCCGCCGCCCAGGACAGCGCCTCCCGCAGCGGCTTCTCCTCGGCGACGGCCACCGCGTAGGCACCGGCGAAGGTGTCGCCCGCGCCGGTGGAGTCCACCGCCGCCACCTGGTGCGCGGGCACCGCGAGCGGCTCGGTGTTCCGGGACACGTACAGGCACCCCGCCTCGCCCAGGGTGAGCACTACCTCCGGCACCAGTTCGAGCAGGCCCACGGCCGCGTCGAGCGGGTCGGTGCGGCCGGTGAGGGTGACGGCCTCGTACTCGTTGGGGACCAGCACGTCGGTCACGCTCAGCAGCTCCTCCGGCAGCGGCTGGGCGGGGGAGGGGGTGAGCACCGTGCGGACGCCGTGCCGCCTGGCCGCCTCCGCGCCCGCGACGACGGCCGCGAGCGGGACCTCCAGTTGCAGCAGCAGCGCGTCGGCGGAGGCGATCAGGCCCTCGTCGCCGGGGGAGAGGTGGTCGACGGTGCCGTTGGCGCCGGGGACGACGACGATGGAGTTGCCGCCCTCGTCGTCCACCACGATGTGCGCGGTGCCCGACGGGCCCTCGACCGTGCGCAGGAAGTCGGTGTCCACGCCGGAGTGTTCGAGGTTGTCGCGGAGCCGGGCGCCGTACGCGTCGTTGCCGACCGCGCCGATCAGCGACACCGTGGCGCCCGCGCGGGCGGCGGCCATCGCCTGGTTGGCGCCCTTGCCGCCGGGGATGGTGCGGAACTCCCGTCCGGTGACGGTCTCGCCGCGCTGCGGTGCCTTGGCGACATAGGTGACGAGGTCCATGTTCGTGCTGCCGAGCACGACGATGTGGGTCATGGGCGGGTCGCTTCCAGATGGGTGAGTCGGGCGAGGGTGTCGAAGCCGGTGCCGTCGAAGTCGGCGACCGAGGTGGCGAGCCGGTTCTTCAGCGGGGCCCGCCAGCGCTCGGGCAGTGCGTCGGGGGCGCCCGCGAGGAGGCCCGCGACGCAGCCGGCCGTCGCGCCGTTGGAATCGGTGTCCCAGCCGCCCGAGACCGCACGGCAGACCGAGCCGGTGAAGTCGCCGTCCGCGTGGGTGAGCGCGGCGGCGATCAGGGCGGTGTTGGGCAGGGCGTGCACCCAGTGGTGGGTGGGGGCGTACAGGGCGTGCAGTTCGTCCACGACGTCGTCGAAGTCGGCCCTCTGCTGCGCCAGTCGGACGGCGTGGCCGATGGCGCGGGCCAGCCGGGAGCCGGGCGGGACGACCGTGAGGCCGGTGCGCAGGCAGGCGTGCACGTCCTTGGTGCCGGCGGACGCGGCGGCGATGACGGCGGCCGCGAACATCGCCGCGTGGACGCCCGTCGAGGTGTGGGTGAGGGCCGCGTCCCGGTGGGCCTGCGCGGCGGCGGCCGCCGGGTCGCCCGCGTTGGTCCAGCCGTGCACATCGGCCCGGATCAGGGCGCCGATCCACTCGCGGAACGGGTTGCGGTGGCGGGCGGTGTACGGGGGCTCGACACCGCCGAGGAGGTTGCGCAGGGCGACGCGCTCGGCGGTGAAGGCGCGGCCGGGCGGGAGTTCGTCCAGCCAGAGCCGGGCCACGTCGGCGGTGGTGAAGGCGCGGCCGTGGCGGCGGAGCAGGAGCAGGCCCAGCAGGGGGTAGTTGAGGTCGTCGTCCTCCGGCATGCCGTCGATGTTCTCGGCCAGCGAGGTCGGGGCGGAGCGGCGGTTCCAGGGGTGCCGGGCGAGCAGGTCCTCGGGGACGCCCTTCGCCGTGAACCACGTGGTCAGCGGCCAGTTTCCGGTGGCGCGGGCGAGGGCGCGGATGCCGTCGAGGGGGAGCTTCTCCACCGGTTTGCCGAGCAGGCAGCCGATGGCCCGGCCGAGCCAGGCGGCCTCCAGCGCGCGCGGGTCGGGGGCCGTGCGCCCGGTGGGGGAGGCGGGCCAGTCGGGGCACAGGGCCTCGATCCGGTCCAGCGCGGTCGGCTCCAGGTCCGCCGACTCGCTGGGCAGCTCGGCGAGTTCGTCGAGCAGGTCCTCGGCCAGCAGCCGCAGGTAGCGGGAGACGGGCTCCGGTGAGGCGCCGGCCCGCTCGGGGGCGTCCGCGCCGCCCGCCGCGCGCCAGCGCGCCTCGATCCGGGCGGCGTTGCGGCCGTCCAGGCGGGCCTGGCGCAGCTCGTGGCCGACCAGGTCCTCGGGCTGCACCCAGGTCAGTCGGAGCATGCCGGGCCTCCCAGCGCGGCGAACGCCCGCTCGTGCGCACGGCGCCGCCCGGTGTCCCGTACGAAGACCTCGCGGGCGACCCCGGCCAGCTCGCGGGCCGGGGCCCACAGGTCCAGCCGGCTCGCCTCGGCCACCGTCTTCGCCCACTCCTCGGGCACCGGCGAGCCGAGCGCGCCCGCGAGAGCACCGGCCATCGTGGCGATCGAGTCGCAGTCCCGGCCGTAGTTGACCGCGCCCAGCACCGCGTGCCGCGCATCGCCGCCCGCGACCACCAGCATGCCGAGGGCGACCGGGAGTTCCTCGATGGAGTGCAGCCGGGAGGGGCGGCGGGCGCCGAGGGAGGGGGCGCGGTAGTCGGGGCCGACCGTGTCGTACGGGGCGACCGCCTGCCGGAGCGGGGTCAGCGCCGACTCGAAGTCGCCGTACCCGGCGGCCACTTCGCAGACCTTCTCGATCGCCTCGCGGGTGCCGTCCTTGGCCAGCGCGAGGCAGGCGGCCACCACCGAGTCCGGGGTCGCGCCGGGCGCGCACGCCGCGGCCACGGCCGCCGCGAACACCCCGGCCGCCTCCCGGCCGTACGAGGACTGGTGGGCGCCCGCCACGTCCAGTGCCTCGGCGTACGCGGCCGCCGGGTTGGCGGCGTTGACCAGGCCGACCGGGGCCATGTACATCGCCGCCCCGCAGTTGACGATGTTGCCGGTGCCCGCCTCGCGCGGGTCCACGTGCCCGTACGCGATCCGGGCCACGAGCCACTTCTCGGCGAGGAAGATCCGCTGCAGCGGCAGCGCCTCCGCCTCCAGCTCGGGGATCCAGCGCGGCTCGGTCATCAGGTCCGGAACCAGGTGCTCCGCGACGGCGTACGCGTCGAGGTGGTCGCGGACGCGGGCGTAGACCCGGATCAGCGCGTGCGTCATCAGGGTGTCGTCGGTGACGTGCCCGTCGCCCTTGTGGTACGGCGCGATCGGGCGGGCGGTGCGCCAGTCGTCGCCGTTCCAGGGGCCGACGATCCCGTGCACCCGGCCGCCGTGGCGCTCGACGATCTGGTCGGGGCCGTAGCCCTCGACCGGGCCGCCGAGGGCGTCTCCCACGGCCGCGCCGAGCAGGGCGCCGGTGATCCGCTCGTCCAGGCAGGCCGCGCTCGGACCGGCGATTTCGTCATCTTTGGGCGTCATGCCCGCATCATCCCCCTGGCCGGGTCCGTTGGGCGGCTTCCAGCAGCCCGGCGAGTTCCACCAGGTCGGTGCCGGTCAGCCGGGGCAGCGTGCAGCCGGAGAGGGTCCGGCAGGAGCGCCGCCACGCCTCCGGCACGCACTCCCCGCCGCCCAGCGCGCCGCAGAGCGCCCCGGCGAGCGCGGGCGCGGAGTCGGCGACGCGGGACAGGCAGGCGGCGGCCGGCACCGCCTCGGCGATGCGCCCGCCGGCCGCGAGGGTCAGCGCGAGCGCCACGGGGACCGTCTCGGCGGCGGCGATGCCGTAGCTGTAGACGTGGTCCACGATCTGGTGCTCCAGCAGGGGGACCAGGGCGAACGCGGTGTCGGCGCCGGTCACCAGGGCCAGCGCGTGCCGGGCGTTGCGGCCGATCTCCGTGCCCTCGGGCAGCTCGTCCAGCGCGGCCGCCACACACGCGTCCGCGCCGGCGCCGGTCAGGGCGGTGGCCAGTGCCGCCGCCATGGCCCGCGCGCCGTGCACCCCGTCGCCGTCCTGGGTGTAGCGGGCGTCGAACTCGGCGAGGTCGGCCGCGCGTGCCGGGTCGCCGGGGTGGGCGACGGCCAGCACGCAGGCGCGTACGCAGGCCGCGTCGTCGAAGTAGTGCGGGTTGTCGTGGCCGGTGGCGGGCGGGCGCAGCCCGGCGGCGAGGTTGCCGAGGCCCGCGCGCACCGAGATCCGGGCGCGCAGGGGCAGTACGGCCGACTCGATCTCCGGCGCGCGCTCGGCCGCCGCGGCGACCTCGGAGGCCACGGCGGTCCAGGTCAGGTCGATCGCGGCGCGCATGCGGCGGTCCCGGCTGAGGTCGCCCAGGACGTCGTCCCCGGCGCGCAGCACCGCCTCCGCCGCGAACGCCGCCCACTCCGCGTCGTCGGACGGGCCGAGCCTGAGCGGTTCCGGGGGCTGGTTCAGCGCGATGGGCACGGGCAGCGTGGTGGTGGCGTTCTGCTCGGCGAACGTGTCCAGCTCCCGCGTGAGCCGTCGCGTCCATTCGGGCATGCGGGCCGCCCGGTGCCGTGCGGCGGGCCATCCGGCCGCGTCCCCGGCGGCGAGCCCGAGCAGCAGTCCCTCGATCCGCCGGGTCACGACGGGATCTCCGCTTCGTCCTCCTGGGCGGCGCCCGCGAGCGGGAACGGCGTCTGCGTGGCCGTACCCGTCAGGGCGAGCGGTGGCTCACCGGCGGGCACCACGACGGGCCCCGAGAGCGCGAGCCGCACCCCCTCCGGCAGCAGGTCGGGCAGGACCACCCCCTCGCCCCACTTGCCGCCCTCCTCGGGGGTCAGCAGTTCGGCCACGTCGAGGATGTGGTGGCCGGACATGGCGGGCAGGCAGCGGCCGCGGGCCGGGCCGATGGCCGCGGCCCAGGCCGCGGGGATGGCACCGACACCGCTGGTGGCACCGGCCAGCGCCCCTGCCACCGCCGCCGTCGTGTCGGCGTCGCGGCCCATGTTGACGGCCGTCAGGACCGCTTCGCGGAAGTCGCCGTCGGCGGCCGCGTAGGCGCCGAAGGCGAGGG is from Streptomyces seoulensis and encodes:
- a CDS encoding HGxxPAAW family protein; amino-acid sequence: MAGSSHGHTPAAWTGVIIAFIGFCVSGAFIVMAQPVGFWAGLVIVVLGGVVGWIMRSMGLGMPKESATPVRPAAAATREPVGAES
- a CDS encoding DUF2752 domain-containing protein codes for the protein MNADSGAASPLSPPARPEDAPLWRRLATPAGVLAAVAGAFAYVGAVDPNQPGHYPVCPLYALTGLYCPGCGGLRSAHAFVHGDLLGALHDNAAGVAAYLAFAVLWTVWVVRVARGRPVRLVLGGTPLWVLGSALLLFTVVRNLPFGGLIRP
- the trpC gene encoding indole-3-glycerol phosphate synthase TrpC; this encodes MSVLDEIIDGVRADLAERQARVSLDELKERAAAAPAPKDGVAALKGDGVKVICEVKRSSPSKGALAAIADPAALAADYEAGGAAVISVLTEQRRFGGSLADLEAVRARVDIPVLRKDFIVTSYQLWEARAYGADLALLIVAALEQPALESLIERAVSIGLTPLVEVHDEDEIERAVDAGAKIIGVNARNLKTLEVDRGTFERIAPEIPDELVKVAESGVRGPHDLIAYANAGADAVLVGESLVTGRDPKTAVADLVAAGEHPALRHGRG
- the trpM gene encoding tryptophan biosynthesis modulator TrpM, whose product is MTLTLTTVDRHARLARGCRPRGCRAPARRVHGRRVRYHIGAEPGQVNGMRWRQPTRRGAGNGATSHERLAAK
- the trpB gene encoding tryptophan synthase subunit beta, translated to MPSSNYFFPDPEGQVPTTQGYFGAFGGKFIPEALVAAVDEVAVEYDKAKADPEFARELNDLMVDYTGRPSSLTEVPRFAEHAGGARVFLKREDLNHTGSHKINNVLGQALLTKRMGKTRVIAETGAGQHGVATATACALFGLDCTIYMGEIDTERQALNVARMRMLGAEVVAVKSGSRTLKDAINEAFRDWVANVDRTHYLFGTVAGPHPFPAMVRDFHRVIGVEARRQILERAGRLPDAAIACVGGGSNAIGLFHAFIPDEDVRLIGCEPAGHGIDTGEHAATLTAGEPGILHGSRSYVLQDDEGQITEPYSISAGLDYPGIGPEHSYLKDSGRGEYRAVTDDAAMQALRLLSRTEGIIPAIESAHALAGALEVGKELGPGGLILVNLSGRGDKDMDTAARYFGLYDTDAEVAADEAHTAEIEGDAK
- the trpA gene encoding tryptophan synthase subunit alpha, which encodes MSGNIQLLSDTLAAAKAEDRAALIAYLPAGFPTVDGGIEAIKAVFDGGADVVEVGLPHSDPVLDGPVIQTADDIALRGGVRIADVMRTVREAHAATGKPVLVMTYWNPIDRYGVERFTAELAEAGGAGCILPDLPVQESALWREHADKHGLATVFVVAPSSRDARLAEITAAGSGFVYAASLMGVTGTRESVGAQAEDLVTRARATRDDLPVCVGLGVSDAAQAAEVAAFADGVIVGSAFVKRMLDAPDDASGVEAVRALAADLAKGVRRDA
- a CDS encoding DsbA family protein — protein: MSEKNRDGRRTARQRLAAEREKQKSAEKRRRALIVGVSVVGVLGLAAVIGVVAANAGKDKGSKKAGPVVAPSGAQGKDSLAIPVGGEGAKSTLTIWEDFRCPACQSFETRYRSTLHELTDAGKLRVEYHLVRLIDGNMGGTGSLRSANAAACAQDAGKFREYHDVLYANQPQETDDAFADNGKLIDLAGKVKGLDTPAFRSCVNDGTHNSWVDRSQQAFASGSFGGTPTVLFGGKNIYQDQSMTPEKLKEMVEAADRG
- the lgt gene encoding prolipoprotein diacylglyceryl transferase, which codes for MELAYIPSPSRGVLYLGPVPLRGYAFCIIIGVFVAVWLGNKRWVARGGRPGTVADIAVWAVPFGLVGGRLYHVITDYELYFSPGRDWVDAFKVWEGGLGIWGAIALGAVGAWIGARRMGVALPAYADAVAPGIAFAQAIGRWGNWFNQELYGHETNLPWALHITSSEGGRVPGYYHPTFLYESLWCVGVGLLVIWADRRFKLGHGRTFALYVAAYCAGRAWIEYMRVDDAHHILGVRLNVWTAVVVFLLAVTYLVLSARRRPGREAVVEPGVSDGPAEDEADAADGETKAEAEGGAEDGDGAKVDVTKAEKAEKPEKAEKPEPVDSPAEAGAEADAEPKAEAAGVKDTAESGKKG
- a CDS encoding HpcH/HpaI aldolase/citrate lyase family protein translates to MTPLTWLYVPGDRPHVVDKALVAGADVVVIDLEDAVAPDRKEYARAATAERLADPQPVPVHVRLNGSEGPWAAADLTALADLPGASGLRLPKVAVPEQIRRTAEATALPLYALLESALGIEHAYAIATAHPALRGLSLGEADLSSDLGVRADTGLDWCRSRVVVAARAAGLAPPPQSVHPDVRDLDGLAASCAHGRALGFVGRAAIHPRQLPVIARAYLPTPEELAEAETVLKAAAAEQGALALPDGRFIDAAAVAQAQRILSTARGA